One window from the genome of Primulina huaijiensis isolate GDHJ02 unplaced genomic scaffold, ASM1229523v2 scaffold207930, whole genome shotgun sequence encodes:
- the LOC140966771 gene encoding uncharacterized protein, translating to MADRKSKKRAFVEISSSSEESESVIEEFSSDSCTDDNYDDDDDASNWSYSENEDEDEDHADEDDEVSTCNKIIKFLQGRADLQELKLVECKVYLRRHGLRLSGTKEECIERIKEHWRLKDGNGEALYPRSSFTINCTGDVCKGDVVLFNQRVYESFNKMRRHGNVLGRRTVVGRIVKESYGAAKQQHTFTVEVLWSKGTKKLAPLSPLLVKGRNLYKMKTFRQRWKNEGERLNILAEKHVRGAAARSIKALRRRRMEIKTNKTLAHEGNKRCKHFRKLHPSGTKETNHVNKNLVYEPRKTFSRKKKHNPRQNFPPFEELNSHTRDYRHPTPHLRHKSLKQSDQAREPFFQPNNNHCQDSYAFNPGISQRRPHHSAINPLWERNQGSHMYNAYSHFNQVPESRRFDQVLGRKNVHPQLYSSPREANRWR from the exons ATGGCTGACAGGAAATCCAAGAAACGTGCATTTGTTGAGATATCTTCATCTTCTGAGGAATCGGAGTCTGTGATTGAGGAGTTCTCATCGGATTCTTG TACTGATGATAATTACGACGACGACGATGATGCGAGCAACTGGAGTTATTCTGAAAATGAGGACGAGGATGAAGATCATGccgatgaagatgatgaagtatCGACGTGCAACAAAATTATTAAGTTTCTTCAAG GAAGAGCTGATCTTCAAGAACTAAAGCTTGTTGAATGTAAAGTGTACCTTCGAAGGCATGGTTTGAGGCTATCGGGAACAAAGGAAGAGTGCATAGAGAGAATCAAGGAGCACTGGAG GTTGAAAGATGGCAATGGTGAAGCTCTCTATCCCAGGTCATCATTTACTATCAACTGCACAG GTGATGTGTGCAAGGGAGATGTCGTTTTGTTTAATCAGAGAGTATATGAGAG tTTCAACAAAATGAGAAGACATGGAAATGTTCTTGGTAGAAGGACTGTTGTTGGGAGGATTGTGAAGGAAAGCTACGGTGCAGCTAAGCAACAACATACCTTTACT GTTGAAGTGTTGTGGAGCAAAGGGACCAAGAAACTAGCTCCACTTTCCCCTTTACTTGTAAAGGGCCGCAATCTTTACAAGATGAAGACTTTTAGACAG CGTTGGAAGAATGAAGGAGAAAGATTAAATATACTTGCTGAAAAACATGTGAGAGGAGCTGCTGCCAGAAGTATAAAGGCTTTGAGAAGGAGAAGAATGGAGATAAAGACAAATAAAACCCTCGCCCATGAAG GAAATAAACGTTGTAAGCATTTCCGTAAATTGCATCCATCTGGAACAAAGGAGACAAATCATGTGAATAAGAATCTTGTATATGAGCCGAGAAAAACCTTCTCTAGAAAAAAGAAACACAACCCTCGTCAAAACTTTCCTCCATTTGAAGAACTTAACTCACACACCAGAGATTATAGGCATCCTACACCTCATTTGAGACATAAAAGCCTGAAACAATCAGACCAAGCTAGAGAACCTTTCTTTCAACCAAATAACAATCATTGTCAAGATTCCTACGCCTTCAATCCCGGCATTTCTCAGAGAAGACCACATCACTCTGCCATCAACCCTCTTTGGGAACGTAACCAGGGCAGTCACATGTACAATGCCTACTCACACTTTAATCAAGTACCGGAATCAAGGCGATTTGACCAAGTCCTTGGAAGAAAGAATGTTCACCCACAACTTTATTCATCGCCTCGTGAGG